From Nilaparvata lugens isolate BPH chromosome 7, ASM1435652v1, whole genome shotgun sequence, one genomic window encodes:
- the LOC120352387 gene encoding E3 ubiquitin-protein ligase RNF26-like → MGQGVALVEEVPLAAPPAPLAPPAPLAPPAPLAVRDLPEEARPAAGGAPRVRRGRGRGPRRGRVGRGFAGRGRGEIPIPPQNDDVGRVRPCVICLDHPSTHICSPCLHLCMCEGCAQQNPAHQINLRCPLCNDPRGSCILLNNSIEYTTILVAIYNVLRHTSPTFFKS, encoded by the exons ATGGGGCAAGGCGTTGCACTTGTGGAAGAAGTGCCACTTGCCGCTCCACCAGCTCCATTGGCTCCACCAGCACCATTGGCTCCACCAGCTCCATTGGCAGTACGGGATCTGCCTG AAGAAGCTCGACCAGCAGCTGGAGGTGCTCCGAGAGTTAGGAGAGGCCGTGGACGAGGACCCAGGAGAGGGAGAGTGGGACGCGGATTCGCTGGTCGTGGCCGGGGGGAAATTCCCATTCCTCCACAGAATGACGATGTTGGTCGGGTACGGCCTTGCGTGATCTGTCTGGACCATCCTTCAACACATATATGTTCGCCGTGTTTACATCTTTGTATGTGTGAAGGATGTGCCCAGCAGAATCCCGCACACCAAATCAACCTGCGGTGTCCCTTGTGCAATGATCCTCGTGGCTCgtgtattttattaaataattcaatagaataCACGACTATACTGGTTGCAATTTACAATGTGTTGCGGCACACCTCTCCTACTTTCTTCAAGAGTTGA